From Rhododendron vialii isolate Sample 1 chromosome 10a, ASM3025357v1, the proteins below share one genomic window:
- the LOC131304820 gene encoding uncharacterized protein LOC131304820 isoform X2, producing MQISVTTTDATTLGYWLNWRVGLCAIWVLAPMLIALYMICKYERSDQSDFEETVILQDKTGVLCNDDAWRPCLQEIHPFWLLAFRVIAFFLLLGTLILDVVVHGGGILYYYTQWTYILVTIYFGLGSLLSMIGCYQHYKMGAASKFAGVGKDAEQGLYVPLTYSEAAYKAREEKSLNFQKKNEYYPSLVVLCHAFQVIFQMCAGAVMLTDFVYWSIIFPFLTIKDYDMNYLTVITHSLNAILLLGDTTLNSLRFPWFRISYFILWTGVYVIVQWIVHACISLWWPYPFLDLSAPNSPFWYLLVCLMHIPCYGVFALIMDLKHFVLLRWFHQSYQGMR from the exons ATGCAGATATCGGTGACTACTACTGATGCTACTACTCTGGGTTACTGGTTAAACTGGAGGGTGGGACTCTGTGCAATATGGGTCTTGGCACCCATGTTGATTGCATTATATATGATATGCAAATATGAACGTTCAGACCAATCAGACTTTGAGGAAACAGTAATTCTCCAAGATAAAACTGGggttttgtgtaatgatgatgctTGGAGGCCATGCCTGCAAGAAATTCACCCTTTCTGGTTGTTGGCTTTCCGAGTTATTGCATTCTTCCTGCTTTTAGGGACTCTTATTTTGGATGTTGTAGTTCATGGAGGTGGCATATTATACTATTATACGCA ATGGACATATATCTTGGTCACCATCTATTTTGGG CTCGGATCACTGCTTTCCATGATTGGATGTTATCAGCATTACAAGATGGGTGCAGCATCAAAGTTTGCTGGGGTGGGAAAAGATGCAGAGCAAGGATTGTATGTGCCTCTCACATACAGCGAAGCTGCATATAAAGCGAGAGAGGAAAAAAGcttgaatttccaaaaaaagaatgaataCTACCCTTCTCTAGTTGTCTTGTGTCATGCCTTTCAAGTTATTTTCCAG ATGTGTGCCGGGGCAGTGATGCTGACTGATTTTGTCTATTGGTCCATAATATTTCCTTTTCTTACCATCAAAGATTATGACATGAACTAT TTAACAGTAATTACACACTCGCTCAATGCCATACTGCTCCTCGGTGATACAACATTAAATAGCTTG CGCTTCCCCTGGTTCCGGATTTCTTACTTTATTTTGTGGACTGGGGTATATGTTATCGTCCAGTGGATTGTTCACGCCTGTATCTCACTTTG GTGGCCATACCCATTTCTTGACTTATCAGCACCAAATTCTCCCTTTTG GTATTTGTTGGTGTGCTTGATGCATATTCCCTGCTACGGTGTGTTTGCACTAATTATGGATTTAAAACACTTTGTATTATTGAGATGGTTCCATCAATCGTACCAGGGCATGAGATAG
- the LOC131304820 gene encoding uncharacterized protein LOC131304820 isoform X3 yields the protein MLIALYMICKYERSDQSDFEETVILQDKTGVLCNDDAWRPCLQEIHPFWLLAFRVIAFFLLLGTLILDVVVHGGGILYYYTQWTYILVTIYFGLGSLLSMIGCYQHYKMGAASKFAGVGKDAEQGLYVPLTYSEAAYKAREEKSLNFQKKNEYYPSLVVLCHAFQVIFQMCAGAVMLTDFVYWSIIFPFLTIKDYDMNYLTVITHSLNAILLLGDTTLNSLRFPWFRISYFILWTGVYVIVQWIVHACISLWWPYPFLDLSAPNSPFWYLLVCLMHIPCYGVFALIMDLKHFVLLRWFHQSYQGMR from the exons ATGTTGATTGCATTATATATGATATGCAAATATGAACGTTCAGACCAATCAGACTTTGAGGAAACAGTAATTCTCCAAGATAAAACTGGggttttgtgtaatgatgatgctTGGAGGCCATGCCTGCAAGAAATTCACCCTTTCTGGTTGTTGGCTTTCCGAGTTATTGCATTCTTCCTGCTTTTAGGGACTCTTATTTTGGATGTTGTAGTTCATGGAGGTGGCATATTATACTATTATACGCA ATGGACATATATCTTGGTCACCATCTATTTTGGG CTCGGATCACTGCTTTCCATGATTGGATGTTATCAGCATTACAAGATGGGTGCAGCATCAAAGTTTGCTGGGGTGGGAAAAGATGCAGAGCAAGGATTGTATGTGCCTCTCACATACAGCGAAGCTGCATATAAAGCGAGAGAGGAAAAAAGcttgaatttccaaaaaaagaatgaataCTACCCTTCTCTAGTTGTCTTGTGTCATGCCTTTCAAGTTATTTTCCAG ATGTGTGCCGGGGCAGTGATGCTGACTGATTTTGTCTATTGGTCCATAATATTTCCTTTTCTTACCATCAAAGATTATGACATGAACTAT TTAACAGTAATTACACACTCGCTCAATGCCATACTGCTCCTCGGTGATACAACATTAAATAGCTTG CGCTTCCCCTGGTTCCGGATTTCTTACTTTATTTTGTGGACTGGGGTATATGTTATCGTCCAGTGGATTGTTCACGCCTGTATCTCACTTTG GTGGCCATACCCATTTCTTGACTTATCAGCACCAAATTCTCCCTTTTG GTATTTGTTGGTGTGCTTGATGCATATTCCCTGCTACGGTGTGTTTGCACTAATTATGGATTTAAAACACTTTGTATTATTGAGATGGTTCCATCAATCGTACCAGGGCATGAGATAG